The proteins below come from a single Bradysia coprophila strain Holo2 unplaced genomic scaffold, BU_Bcop_v1 contig_63, whole genome shotgun sequence genomic window:
- the LOC119083414 gene encoding serine beta-lactamase-like protein LACTB, mitochondrial, with protein MVLASIVGLTLLSIFTLSVSCGRTNKTVIDSDPTDNARRLVYNFLNETENKIIPGLVISVSVRGEQKWLEGFGVANIEHNIPMTGDAVMQIASITKSFTVGLASRLMQEGKLDFDLPIKEYFLFHQDVPDKKWNHKIANVTLRQLLQMTAGIPESPEDDEIGKCLRCANQTDRLILMQDKQLDFEPGTNFTYSNYGYELVGAVIESVLDANKTFDGAMTEMID; from the coding sequence ATGGTATTAGCTTCCATCGTCGGTTTAACATTGTTATCAATATTCACACTGAGTGTATCTTGCGGTCGAACTAACAAAACTGTAATAGACAGTGATCCAACTGATAACGCCCGACGGCTGGTTTATAATTTTCTCAAcgaaacggaaaataaaattattcccGGTCTTGTGATCAGTGTATCCGTCAGAGGTGAACAGAAATGGTTGGAGGGTTTCGGCGTAGCTAATATCGAGCACAATATTCCTATGACGGGCGATGCAGTGATGCAAATTGCCTCCAttacaaaatcatttaccGTTGGCTTGGCGTCTCGTTTGATGCAGGAAGGAAAACTTGATTTCGACTTGCCTATCAAGGAGTATTTCCTGTTTCATCAAGATGTTCCCGATAAGAAATGGAACCACAAAATTGCGAATGTCACTTTGCGGCAACTTCTCCAAATGACGGCTGGAATTCCGGAATCACCGGAAGACGATGAAATCGGAAAATGTCTTCGATGTGCAAACCAAACAGATCGCCTGATCCTGATGCAAGACAAACAGTTGGATTTCGAACCGGGAACGAATTTCACTTATTCTAATTATGGATATGAATTGGTTGGTGCGGTCATCGAATCCGTTCTTGACGCAAATAAGACTTTCGATGGAGCGATGACGGAGATGATTGATtag